In one Acidaminococcales bacterium genomic region, the following are encoded:
- the clpP gene encoding ATP-dependent Clp endopeptidase proteolytic subunit ClpP, with protein MNFVPIVVEQSNRGERAYDIYSRLLKDRIVFIGGTIHDMMANLVIAQLLFLESEEPDKDIHLYINSPGGSVTAGLAIYDTMQYIKSDVSTICIGMAASMGALLLTAGAAGKRYSLPYSRIMIHQPLGGAQGQATDIDIQAREILRLREVGNEILVKHTGQPLEKIRQDTERDYFMSAQAAQEYGLIDKVIARGEKPGKA; from the coding sequence GTGAACTTTGTGCCGATTGTTGTCGAGCAGTCAAACCGCGGCGAACGGGCTTACGATATTTATTCCCGCCTTTTGAAAGACCGCATTGTTTTTATCGGCGGGACAATACACGACATGATGGCCAACCTTGTCATTGCCCAGCTGCTTTTTTTGGAATCGGAGGAGCCGGACAAGGACATACATCTTTATATAAACAGCCCGGGCGGCTCCGTAACGGCCGGCTTGGCGATTTATGACACTATGCAGTATATAAAATCCGATGTTTCCACGATTTGCATCGGCATGGCCGCCAGCATGGGGGCGCTTTTGCTGACGGCGGGCGCGGCCGGCAAGCGTTATTCGCTGCCTTATTCCAGAATAATGATCCACCAGCCGCTGGGCGGCGCGCAGGGCCAGGCGACCGACATAGACATACAGGCGCGGGAAATATTGCGCCTGCGCGAGGTCGGCAACGAGATATTGGTTAAACATACCGGCCAGCCGCTTGAAAAGATCCGGCAGGACACCGAACGCGATTATTTCATGTCGGCGCAGGCGGCCCAGGAATATGGATTGATTGACAAGGTCATTGCCCGGGGCGAAAAGCCGGGCAAAGCGTAA
- the tig gene encoding trigger factor has protein sequence MNVSTEKLENNQVVLTITVPQAVVGKAYDKAWRNIAGKLSVPGFRKGKAPRKIVEKRVGLPAIQEEAFDILAQKSYVEALEQTGVQPVSRPSVDVETLAEDRDMVFKVTVAVKPEVQLGQYKGLSAKKAVREITGADIDDALEKLRERKSSMVVVEGAKLGKGDFAVIDFKGTIDGQPFNGGEGKSYPLEIGSGSFIPGFEDQLLGAGAGEERVIKVNFPGDYPAAELAGKEAQFSVTVHDVKRRQAPEVTDEFIKDNSDFFTIDQWRENCRENLEKAALLSARNEYENNILKAAVDGAVLTIPDAMAQERASEMIMDTANSLKRRGLNFDDYLKYMGKTLEELREEKKEAALEDIKAELVMDAIAEAEGIEVSEEELTKEIERMAAQYKQPLDEVKKALVKTGNIKQLAASVLRRKAARFIIDASAEDAGEQGEATEEGR, from the coding sequence ATGAATGTGTCAACGGAAAAATTGGAAAACAACCAGGTAGTTTTAACCATCACCGTGCCGCAGGCCGTCGTGGGGAAGGCTTATGACAAAGCCTGGCGCAATATTGCCGGAAAGTTGTCCGTGCCGGGGTTCAGAAAGGGCAAGGCACCGCGCAAAATTGTGGAAAAGCGCGTGGGATTGCCGGCGATCCAGGAAGAAGCCTTTGATATCTTAGCGCAAAAAAGCTATGTTGAGGCGCTGGAGCAAACGGGCGTACAGCCGGTCAGCCGTCCGAGCGTGGACGTTGAGACGCTGGCGGAAGACCGGGACATGGTTTTTAAGGTAACGGTCGCGGTGAAGCCTGAGGTTCAGTTGGGACAATACAAAGGCCTGAGCGCGAAAAAGGCCGTTCGCGAAATCACCGGCGCGGACATTGACGATGCGCTGGAAAAACTGCGCGAGCGAAAATCTTCCATGGTGGTCGTGGAAGGCGCTAAGTTGGGCAAGGGCGATTTCGCCGTAATTGACTTTAAAGGCACGATTGACGGGCAGCCTTTTAATGGCGGCGAGGGCAAGAGTTATCCGCTGGAAATCGGCTCCGGCAGTTTCATCCCCGGGTTCGAGGATCAGCTTTTGGGCGCGGGGGCGGGCGAGGAGCGCGTGATAAAGGTCAATTTTCCGGGCGACTATCCTGCTGCGGAACTGGCCGGCAAAGAGGCGCAGTTCAGCGTAACGGTGCATGACGTGAAACGCCGCCAGGCGCCGGAGGTTACGGATGAATTTATCAAAGACAACAGTGATTTTTTCACCATTGATCAGTGGCGGGAAAATTGCCGGGAAAACTTGGAAAAAGCGGCGCTGCTGTCCGCGCGGAACGAATATGAAAATAATATCCTGAAAGCTGCGGTGGACGGCGCGGTTTTGACGATACCGGACGCGATGGCGCAGGAGCGCGCGTCCGAGATGATCATGGACACGGCCAACAGCTTGAAACGGCGCGGGCTGAATTTTGACGATTATCTTAAGTATATGGGCAAGACTTTGGAAGAGCTGCGCGAAGAAAAAAAAGAGGCCGCGCTGGAAGACATCAAGGCCGAACTGGTCATGGACGCGATCGCCGAAGCGGAAGGCATTGAAGTAAGCGAAGAGGAATTGACAAAAGAGATTGAGCGGATGGCCGCCCAGTACAAACAGCCGTTGGACGAGGTCAAAAAGGCCTTGGTGAAGACCGGCAACATCAAGCAGCTTGCCGCGTCGGTTTTGCGGCGAAAGGCCGCCCGGTTTATAATTGACGCAAGCGCCGAGGACGCCGGGGAACAGGGCGAAGCTACGGAAGAGGGGCGTTAA
- a CDS encoding DUF975 family protein, with amino-acid sequence MPLPTFSFALFVVSWLVAAQFKAGVSLYFLRLVRGDAPGVAAIFASFRDFAAFRRNVWLLLLISAYTFFWSLLLIIPGIVKGLGYSMAWYVKADAPHLSANQAIDASAEMMRGHKMRLFWLDLSFFGWMLSPVVILFILLPYAPFLAFLAAGIATVFANVYLEAAMALFYQNLKEYSAASLPSAEAEAAPGALLR; translated from the coding sequence ATGCCCCTGCCGACATTTTCTTTTGCGCTTTTTGTTGTGTCTTGGCTGGTTGCCGCTCAATTTAAAGCGGGCGTCTCGCTATATTTCTTGCGCCTGGTCCGGGGCGATGCGCCGGGCGTAGCGGCCATATTTGCCAGTTTCAGGGATTTTGCCGCTTTTCGCCGAAATGTTTGGCTGCTTTTATTGATTAGCGCGTATACTTTCTTTTGGTCGCTGCTTTTGATCATACCCGGGATAGTCAAAGGCCTTGGCTACTCCATGGCTTGGTACGTCAAAGCCGACGCCCCGCACCTTTCCGCCAACCAGGCGATAGATGCCAGCGCGGAGATGATGCGCGGGCATAAAATGCGCCTGTTTTGGCTTGACCTGAGTTTTTTCGGCTGGATGCTGAGCCCTGTGGTTATATTGTTTATATTGCTGCCCTATGCCCCTTTCTTGGCCTTTCTTGCTGCGGGCATCGCCACGGTCTTTGCCAATGTGTATTTGGAAGCGGCCATGGCCCTTTTTTATCAAAATTTGAAGGAATATAGTGCCGCGAGCTTGCCCAGCGCAGAGGCAGAGGCCGCCCCCGGCGCGCTTTTGCGCTAA
- a CDS encoding conjugal transfer protein TraX, whose protein sequence is MAADYGKRRWEIFTGGQLKLIGAALMVFDHLRQMFSAHGAPEWFYWLGRPAAPLFAFLCAEGFAHTHSRGKYTLRLLIGFEFMNAASNLLARAFPSHSVVLLNNIFETFLLAVVYMWLTDKLRREIAEKNYRKAFLSALLMLLAAAAGIAAFNLLLDPAALPSVPLWLKILLLRAIPNLAVTEGGFVFVLMTVLFYLFRAHRPWQILTLLLTGALCFCLGAEAQALMSFAAVFMLLYNGERGKAGKYFFYIFYPAHIYLFYLAAWYAK, encoded by the coding sequence ATGGCTGCCGACTATGGGAAGCGCCGTTGGGAAATTTTTACCGGCGGACAGTTGAAGCTTATCGGCGCCGCCCTGATGGTATTTGACCATTTGCGCCAAATGTTTTCGGCGCACGGCGCCCCCGAATGGTTTTACTGGCTTGGCCGGCCGGCCGCGCCGCTCTTTGCCTTTTTATGCGCGGAAGGCTTTGCCCATACGCATAGCCGGGGCAAATACACGCTGCGCTTGCTGATCGGCTTTGAATTCATGAACGCGGCCTCCAACCTGCTCGCCCGCGCTTTCCCAAGCCACAGCGTTGTTTTGCTCAACAACATTTTTGAAACCTTTCTGCTCGCTGTTGTTTATATGTGGCTCACGGACAAACTGCGCCGGGAAATTGCGGAAAAAAATTACCGCAAAGCGTTCCTTTCTGCCCTGCTCATGCTCCTGGCCGCGGCGGCGGGCATCGCCGCCTTCAATCTGCTATTGGATCCGGCCGCCCTGCCGTCCGTGCCGCTTTGGCTGAAAATACTCTTGCTCCGGGCGATCCCCAACCTGGCGGTTACCGAGGGAGGATTTGTTTTCGTACTAATGACCGTACTTTTTTACCTTTTCCGCGCACACCGCCCTTGGCAAATATTGACGCTCCTTTTGACCGGCGCCCTCTGTTTTTGCTTAGGCGCGGAGGCGCAGGCCCTCATGTCCTTCGCCGCGGTTTTCATGCTTTTGTATAACGGCGAACGGGGCAAGGCCGGCAAATACTTTTTCTACATTTTCTATCCGGCGCACATCTACCTTTTCTATTTGGCCGCCTGGTATGCCAAATGA
- a CDS encoding SfiI family type II restriction endonuclease, translating to MFVDARDLSLDEIENIEKLTLRWLVQATMDFGFDAYDIFYYSPDSVKDVAEDITREIVDRLPGYNTTQRIFGTVDYKKARYIILPNQIVRQALFVDSKAEKTNQTATLQISQTSLEIRQMRSGSIVNVQGRLPAIYPHDNNNYLSTTLLLHYCYEDIENRHFLKDITVCCVPNGLLQERYNPTPERTFWVAGRNAPSLGEEFRTRISFARLIALTPWRVQRINIIREETKLSHSWQE from the coding sequence ATGTTTGTCGACGCAAGAGACCTTTCCCTTGATGAGATAGAAAACATTGAAAAACTGACTCTTCGTTGGCTTGTCCAAGCAACAATGGATTTTGGCTTTGATGCCTACGATATTTTCTATTATTCACCCGATAGCGTCAAGGATGTTGCAGAAGACATTACCCGTGAAATTGTTGACCGACTTCCAGGGTACAATACTACACAACGAATATTCGGCACTGTGGATTATAAAAAAGCTCGCTACATAATCTTGCCCAACCAAATTGTAAGGCAGGCTCTCTTTGTTGACTCTAAAGCTGAGAAAACGAATCAAACAGCAACACTTCAAATTTCACAAACATCTCTCGAAATTCGTCAGATGCGGAGTGGCTCAATTGTGAACGTACAAGGCAGATTGCCAGCAATTTATCCCCATGACAATAACAATTATTTAAGTACGACTCTTCTTCTGCACTACTGTTACGAAGATATTGAGAATCGACATTTTCTCAAAGATATTACAGTATGCTGCGTGCCAAATGGTTTGTTACAGGAACGTTATAATCCAACACCAGAAAGAACTTTTTGGGTTGCCGGTCGAAACGCACCTTCGTTAGGAGAGGAGTTTCGCACAAGGATTAGTTTTGCGCGCTTAATTGCGCTAACTCCTTGGAGGGTTCAACGAATAAATATCATTCGCGAGGAAACAAAATTATCGCATTCTTGGCAGGAGTAG
- a CDS encoding site-specific DNA-methyltransferase, giving the protein MKYLDVNRVYCGDARDLLPKIYPNSISLSVWSPPYHVGKDYEKTMTYGEWVNLLSIVIELHFNILKPGGFLAINIADILCYKDGSMPQIMAENVSRRKVSITKEQILEAWSQHATYSRKQIAELMGCSEQTIDRRINGNNVRGGKYSPQTRVKLAGNILEDAAYKSSLYLYDRRIWVKDPAWENSRWHTISYRAIDEFEYVYIFWKPGITTIDRSRLSKDEWINWGSRAVWNIASVRANDNHESKYPIELPRRLIQLLTVPGETVLDCFIGSGTSAVAAIIEDRNYIGIDKEPKSVHLTNLACKDAFANKVTIENARMEGENHFNKQAAKRT; this is encoded by the coding sequence ATGAAATATCTTGATGTAAATCGGGTATATTGCGGTGACGCGAGAGACTTACTGCCAAAAATTTATCCAAACTCAATTTCACTGAGCGTTTGGTCGCCACCTTATCATGTGGGTAAAGACTATGAAAAAACGATGACCTATGGTGAGTGGGTCAATTTATTGTCTATCGTAATAGAGTTGCATTTTAACATTTTAAAACCAGGCGGATTTTTAGCGATAAATATCGCAGATATATTATGCTATAAAGACGGATCTATGCCTCAAATTATGGCCGAGAATGTGAGTAGGCGTAAAGTTTCGATTACTAAAGAACAGATTCTTGAAGCATGGTCACAACACGCGACTTATTCACGAAAGCAAATTGCTGAATTGATGGGGTGCAGCGAACAGACAATTGATAGAAGAATAAACGGCAACAATGTCCGTGGCGGCAAATATTCTCCGCAAACTAGAGTGAAACTTGCTGGCAATATTCTTGAAGATGCAGCATACAAGAGTTCATTATATCTTTATGATCGTCGTATTTGGGTAAAAGATCCCGCTTGGGAGAATAGTAGGTGGCATACTATATCTTATCGGGCCATTGACGAATTTGAATACGTCTATATTTTCTGGAAGCCAGGCATTACCACTATAGATCGTTCCAGACTTAGCAAGGATGAGTGGATAAACTGGGGGTCTCGCGCAGTTTGGAATATTGCATCTGTAAGGGCGAATGATAATCACGAGTCAAAATATCCGATTGAACTGCCTCGACGTTTGATTCAATTACTAACTGTTCCAGGCGAAACAGTTCTTGATTGTTTTATTGGAAGCGGCACAAGTGCTGTTGCCGCAATAATTGAAGATAGAAATTATATCGGCATTGACAAAGAGCCTAAATCTGTGCATTTAACTAATTTAGCGTGCAAAGATGCATTTGCAAATAAAGTTACGATAGAAAACGCTCGAATGGAAGGCGAAAACCATTTTAACAAGCAGGCCGCGAAGCGGACTTAA
- the dcm gene encoding DNA (cytosine-5-)-methyltransferase — translation MGFTYIDLFAGIGGFHQAADALGGECVFASEIDAEAKRAYEANYGLAPHGDITKIIADDIPDHDVLFAGFPCQPFSIIGSRRGFDDIRGTLFFEIARILEGKKNKPQLFILENVKQLSRHNKGKTLQTIIETLEQLGYKVKHDILNALDFGLPQKRERTIIVGFLDQNVSFAFPAEKTLGKLEDVLEPNETVDSKFFASERIIEKRLTKHRSEHCPSIWHENKSGNITSYPYSCALRAGASYNYLLVNGKRRLTPREMLRLQGFPNTFKIVCNDSQTRKQAGNAVPVNVIKAVLKDALYAQAEVKRQSKERAI, via the coding sequence GTGGGGTTTACATATATAGATTTATTTGCGGGCATTGGCGGCTTCCATCAGGCGGCCGATGCTCTTGGCGGCGAGTGTGTTTTTGCAAGCGAAATTGATGCAGAAGCTAAGAGAGCATATGAAGCGAACTATGGCCTTGCGCCGCATGGAGACATCACGAAAATTATTGCAGACGATATACCTGACCACGATGTGCTATTTGCTGGGTTCCCTTGTCAACCATTTAGCATTATTGGGAGCAGGCGCGGTTTCGACGATATTCGGGGAACTCTGTTTTTTGAAATCGCCCGCATACTTGAAGGAAAAAAAAATAAGCCGCAATTGTTCATATTGGAAAATGTTAAACAATTGAGCCGCCATAATAAGGGAAAGACCTTACAAACCATAATTGAAACATTGGAGCAACTCGGATATAAAGTTAAACATGACATTCTCAATGCTTTAGATTTTGGGTTGCCTCAAAAACGCGAAAGAACGATTATCGTGGGATTCCTAGACCAAAATGTTTCGTTCGCTTTTCCCGCGGAGAAGACATTGGGCAAGCTTGAAGATGTCTTGGAACCGAATGAAACGGTCGATTCTAAATTTTTTGCCAGTGAACGGATTATAGAAAAAAGATTGACAAAACACAGGAGCGAGCATTGCCCTAGCATTTGGCACGAAAACAAAAGTGGCAACATTACGAGTTATCCGTACTCCTGCGCTTTGCGGGCTGGCGCGTCTTATAACTATTTGTTGGTGAATGGCAAACGGCGTTTGACTCCGCGCGAAATGTTGCGGTTGCAGGGTTTCCCGAATACGTTCAAAATCGTTTGTAATGACAGCCAGACTCGCAAGCAAGCAGGCAATGCAGTTCCTGTAAATGTTATAAAAGCTGTGCTAAAGGATGCCCTTTATGCCCAGGCCGAGGTTAAGAGACAATCAAAGGAGAGAGCCATTTGA
- a CDS encoding AsmA-like C-terminal region-containing protein — MANNRFPRQRKIIAGTILGTIIVVFTSFVLYGGMKARGLVKEYIASEFLAGEFDFGEVSGVFSGDVVIRDILWKDPEGNPVVKIPRAKAYVRLRDILFGNFGANSLRRVELSEPEIYLKYDEKDGLNIFRLLKTSTPAPASGEKKSSPSENGQKQKAAKYQTTLEIDNGFTLINNQRININGEIVFSDEKEDLNLKIDSNKIKIDALLPGLGIYDELLFTIDAKGTLDKPQAEGEISMPKLNAAQLALTNLKGHFAFSDGNIKVSDASANVYGGSVKGGGNIRWADRSFEFDAAGSGINSGELSDSLDAPVSFNAHISGTSDFNSLVASGPFAVGAGQAKGVPFTSITGNFYKRGGNMTFSNLNVSTAVGNLKIKRVFVNENNKISVDFSNLLDDANAALKKQADAATRKGINKTLDSIKKGLKF, encoded by the coding sequence ATGGCAAACAACCGATTCCCGCGCCAACGGAAAATTATCGCCGGAACAATATTGGGAACCATCATTGTTGTTTTCACCAGCTTTGTATTATATGGGGGCATGAAAGCCAGAGGGCTCGTCAAAGAATATATAGCCTCCGAATTTTTAGCCGGGGAATTTGATTTCGGCGAAGTCAGCGGCGTGTTCAGCGGCGACGTCGTAATAAGGGACATTTTATGGAAAGACCCGGAGGGAAACCCTGTCGTCAAAATACCGAGGGCAAAAGCGTATGTGCGCCTGCGGGACATATTGTTCGGCAATTTCGGCGCCAATTCCCTCCGCCGGGTCGAGCTGTCCGAGCCGGAGATATATCTTAAATACGACGAAAAAGACGGGCTGAATATATTCCGTCTGCTGAAAACAAGCACGCCCGCCCCTGCAAGCGGCGAAAAAAAATCAAGTCCTTCCGAAAACGGGCAAAAGCAAAAGGCGGCCAAATATCAGACGACGCTTGAAATCGACAACGGCTTCACGCTCATAAACAATCAGCGGATAAACATCAATGGCGAAATCGTGTTCAGCGACGAAAAAGAGGACTTAAATTTAAAAATTGACTCAAACAAGATTAAAATAGACGCTTTGCTGCCGGGGCTTGGCATATACGACGAATTGCTTTTCACCATTGACGCCAAAGGCACGCTGGACAAACCGCAAGCAGAAGGGGAAATATCCATGCCTAAGTTAAATGCGGCCCAGCTGGCTTTGACAAACTTGAAAGGCCACTTTGCTTTCAGCGATGGGAACATCAAAGTTTCCGACGCTTCCGCCAATGTATACGGCGGTTCCGTAAAAGGCGGCGGCAACATCAGATGGGCGGACAGATCCTTTGAATTTGACGCCGCCGGTTCCGGCATCAACAGCGGAGAATTGAGCGATTCATTGGACGCGCCTGTTTCTTTCAACGCGCACATCAGCGGGACAAGCGATTTCAATTCGCTTGTTGCGTCCGGCCCCTTTGCCGTTGGCGCGGGACAAGCCAAAGGCGTCCCGTTCACTTCCATAACCGGCAATTTTTACAAACGCGGCGGCAACATGACCTTCAGCAACTTAAACGTGTCAACCGCTGTGGGCAACTTAAAAATCAAGCGGGTCTTTGTAAATGAAAACAATAAAATTTCGGTGGACTTCAGCAATCTTTTGGATGACGCCAACGCCGCGCTGAAAAAGCAAGCGGACGCGGCGACCCGAAAAGGGATCAACAAAACATTGGATTCTATAAAAAAGGGTTTAAAATTTTAA
- a CDS encoding rod shape-determining protein, whose amino-acid sequence MEKEMLFALDIGTRSVVGIVAEKEDKTINIIAVDRQEHVTRAMLDGQIHDVPQVAHTIGEVRDRLAKKTGHALTKASVAAAGRALITITASSELDTANILSLDAETEQMLVLSAVQSAQRGLAADCRANDPTGYYCVGYSVIEFKLDGSRLSTLIGQRGRTASVTIIATFLPRPVIDSMQSALSSLDLEIGTITLEPIAAINVLIPPTMRHLNLTLVDIGAGTSDVAITSGGSVIGFGMVPCAGDEVTEALSQKYLLDFNVAEKIKRQLNEKPKKIEMHDVLGGVIHSTPKEILDSIRPTVQELADLIVKEILSLNNNNNPQAILLIGGGALTPMLQELIAETIGMPPEKVAIRLPAPTLLLPSIPDELYSPEAITPLGILCLSNSDHLNFITIRMNKQVHRLFNLGSLKISDALLSSNIDINSIKGRPGLGITVEVNGQTKFIPGTYGTPGSLELNGKPAALDDKLKDGDKLKVVKGVAGKPPKSHVLDIVDCSNMGNVYVNGKKYPLIPVILLNGEPAGPSSRLSDRDKIEVLPPDNIGRLLDQAGVDYEDDEFEYAVNKNIIGYKCPRPITLNGQKASLLSPVKPGDVIGVEKGERPTLEQLLALDVVTVDTIEVFFNDAPVRIARSFKEFTVNGKSAKPSYVPKETDAIAFRLGKKTPMISDVLLAGEFDPQKIAKERKNIEILLNGEKTEFTAPVKNGDKITVTVR is encoded by the coding sequence ATGGAAAAGGAGATGCTTTTTGCTCTTGATATAGGGACGCGCAGCGTGGTCGGCATCGTCGCCGAAAAAGAGGACAAAACCATCAACATCATCGCCGTCGACCGCCAAGAACACGTTACCCGCGCCATGCTGGACGGACAGATACACGACGTGCCGCAGGTGGCGCATACCATCGGCGAAGTGCGCGACCGCCTGGCCAAAAAGACCGGCCATGCCCTGACCAAAGCCTCGGTTGCGGCAGCCGGGCGCGCCCTGATCACCATAACCGCCTCATCCGAGCTTGATACCGCCAACATCCTTTCGCTGGACGCGGAAACTGAACAAATGCTGGTCCTTTCCGCCGTGCAGTCGGCTCAGCGCGGCCTGGCGGCCGACTGCCGGGCGAACGATCCCACCGGCTACTATTGCGTGGGCTATTCGGTCATAGAATTCAAATTGGACGGTTCGCGCCTGTCAACCCTTATCGGACAAAGGGGGCGGACGGCTTCGGTAACCATCATAGCGACCTTTCTGCCGCGGCCGGTCATAGACTCCATGCAATCCGCCTTGTCCAGCCTGGATTTGGAAATAGGCACCATCACCCTGGAGCCGATCGCCGCCATAAATGTCCTCATACCGCCCACCATGCGCCACCTGAACCTGACCTTGGTGGACATAGGCGCCGGCACTTCCGACGTTGCCATAACTTCGGGCGGATCGGTCATAGGCTTCGGCATGGTGCCCTGCGCCGGCGACGAAGTAACCGAAGCCCTGTCGCAAAAATATCTTCTGGATTTTAATGTGGCGGAAAAGATAAAAAGGCAGCTCAACGAAAAGCCCAAAAAAATCGAAATGCACGACGTCCTCGGCGGCGTCATACACTCCACCCCCAAGGAAATATTGGACAGCATCCGCCCGACCGTCCAAGAATTGGCCGATCTGATTGTCAAAGAAATACTTTCCCTCAACAACAACAACAACCCGCAGGCCATACTGCTCATCGGCGGCGGCGCGCTCACGCCCATGCTGCAGGAACTGATCGCCGAGACCATCGGCATGCCGCCGGAAAAAGTCGCCATCCGCCTGCCTGCGCCCACCCTTCTCCTGCCCAGCATACCGGACGAGCTTTATTCGCCCGAGGCGATAACCCCGCTCGGCATACTTTGCCTCAGCAACAGCGACCACCTTAATTTCATAACTATCAGGATGAACAAGCAAGTGCACCGCCTGTTCAACCTCGGCAGCCTGAAAATATCCGATGCCCTGCTGTCGAGCAACATTGACATCAACAGCATAAAAGGGCGCCCGGGGCTTGGCATAACGGTGGAAGTAAACGGCCAGACCAAATTTATCCCCGGCACTTACGGCACGCCCGGCTCGCTTGAGCTGAACGGCAAACCGGCGGCCTTAGACGACAAACTTAAAGACGGCGACAAATTAAAAGTAGTAAAAGGCGTTGCCGGCAAACCGCCGAAAAGCCATGTCCTCGACATCGTTGACTGTTCCAACATGGGCAACGTCTACGTCAACGGCAAAAAATACCCCCTGATCCCGGTCATCCTCTTGAACGGCGAACCGGCCGGCCCGTCCTCGCGCCTGTCCGACCGGGACAAAATAGAAGTCCTGCCGCCGGACAACATCGGCCGCCTGCTTGACCAGGCAGGCGTGGATTATGAAGACGATGAATTTGAATACGCGGTGAACAAAAACATCATCGGCTACAAATGCCCGCGGCCGATAACCCTGAACGGGCAGAAAGCCAGCCTTTTGTCGCCGGTAAAACCGGGGGACGTCATCGGCGTGGAAAAAGGCGAGCGCCCGACATTGGAACAATTGCTCGCGCTGGATGTCGTAACCGTGGATACCATCGAAGTATTCTTTAATGACGCCCCGGTCAGGATCGCCCGCTCCTTTAAAGAATTTACCGTCAACGGCAAATCGGCCAAGCCCTCTTACGTCCCCAAAGAAACCGACGCGATCGCTTTCCGGCTGGGCAAAAAAACCCCGATGATTAGCGACGTGCTTTTGGCCGGCGAATTTGACCCGCAAAAAATAGCCAAAGAACGCAAAAACATTGAAATCCTCCTAAACGGCGAAAAAACCGAATTCACCGCGCCGGTAAAAAACGGCGACAAAATAACCGTTACCGTCCGCTGA
- a CDS encoding 3-methylitaconate isomerase, whose translation MYQDMEMLRCALVRGGTSKGVFIKKNELPQDPAKRDAVIRAIFGSPDVRQIDGLGGADVLTSKLAIISPSTREGADVDYTFGQVSFDTDAVDYGGNCGNISSAVGPFAIDEGMVAPVEPITTVRIHLTNSDNILVAEVPVKGGKAMVEGDFAIDGVPGTGAKITLDWADTAGAFTGKLLPTGHAQDVFHIDGKQYAVSIVDAGTTTVFVEAGSLGLKGTESPQEIEGNKPLMAAIERIRAEAALRVGFIGKLEDSVAQSPYNPFVAIVSPGADYMSISGRAVKASEVDLVARLVFMQRMHKTYPVTGTVCTGAAARVPGSIAWQVLADGAKGRVTVNIGHPGGVIAVESDADISGGQPRMKRIGVYRTARRIMDGIVYVKKSVYK comes from the coding sequence ATGTACCAAGATATGGAAATGCTGCGCTGCGCGCTGGTTCGGGGCGGAACCAGCAAAGGGGTGTTCATTAAGAAAAATGAGCTGCCGCAGGATCCGGCGAAACGGGACGCGGTTATCAGGGCGATTTTCGGAAGCCCCGACGTGCGCCAGATTGACGGGCTGGGCGGCGCGGACGTCCTGACCAGCAAATTGGCGATCATTTCGCCCTCCACGCGGGAAGGCGCCGATGTGGACTACACCTTCGGGCAGGTGAGCTTTGACACCGATGCCGTTGACTATGGCGGCAACTGCGGCAATATCTCTTCGGCGGTCGGGCCGTTTGCCATCGACGAAGGGATGGTGGCGCCGGTGGAACCGATTACAACGGTGCGTATCCATCTGACCAACAGCGACAACATCCTGGTGGCGGAAGTTCCGGTCAAAGGCGGCAAGGCGATGGTGGAAGGCGATTTCGCAATCGACGGCGTCCCGGGAACCGGCGCGAAGATTACGCTTGACTGGGCCGACACGGCGGGAGCCTTTACCGGCAAGCTGCTCCCGACCGGCCACGCGCAGGATGTTTTCCATATTGATGGGAAACAGTACGCGGTGTCAATTGTGGATGCGGGCACCACCACGGTGTTTGTTGAGGCGGGGAGCTTGGGGCTGAAGGGAACCGAATCGCCGCAGGAGATTGAGGGAAACAAGCCGCTGATGGCCGCCATAGAGAGAATTCGCGCCGAGGCGGCACTGCGCGTGGGGTTTATTGGCAAGCTGGAGGACTCGGTTGCCCAAAGCCCCTACAATCCGTTTGTGGCCATTGTCAGCCCCGGCGCCGATTATATGAGCATCAGCGGCCGGGCGGTAAAGGCGTCCGAAGTGGACTTGGTGGCGCGCCTGGTGTTCATGCAGCGGATGCATAAGACCTATCCGGTAACGGGCACGGTATGTACCGGAGCCGCGGCGCGCGTTCCGGGCAGCATTGCGTGGCAGGTATTGGCCGATGGCGCCAAAGGGCGCGTTACCGTCAACATCGGGCATCCGGGCGGCGTCATCGCGGTAGAGTCGGACGCCGACATTTCAGGCGGGCAGCCCCGGATGAAACGCATCGGCGTTTATCGCACGGCTCGCCGGATTATGGACGGGATTGTCTATGTGAAAAAGAGCGTTTATAAATAG